One window from the genome of Bacillus weihaiensis encodes:
- a CDS encoding GH25 family lysozyme, which yields MKKTIQKRVGFSIVFLMMVLLIVGFLWYQGFIIPNSFAAKSYPVKGIDVSSYQGEIEWQEFESQNIQFAFIKATEGSTFVDQYFKKNWEDAANTSLRIGAYHFFSYDSEGKTQAENFIKTVPIMKQALPPVIDVEFYGDKEKNPPERSHVEKELQIMVNILEEHYGKRVILYTTKKAYDLYIENSFEECDIWIRDVYTKPALSDNRPWTFWQYTDRERLEGYNGVEKFIDVNVFNGTEEAFNEYGY from the coding sequence ATGAAGAAGACAATACAAAAGCGAGTCGGATTTTCCATTGTATTTCTCATGATGGTCTTATTAATTGTAGGTTTCTTATGGTATCAAGGGTTCATCATTCCTAATTCTTTTGCAGCTAAGTCATATCCTGTGAAAGGCATTGATGTTTCGTCTTATCAAGGCGAAATCGAATGGCAAGAGTTTGAAAGCCAAAACATTCAATTTGCTTTTATTAAAGCGACTGAAGGTAGCACATTTGTCGATCAATATTTTAAGAAAAATTGGGAAGATGCAGCAAATACGTCACTTCGGATTGGTGCCTATCATTTTTTTAGCTATGATAGCGAGGGGAAAACACAAGCCGAGAATTTTATAAAAACAGTGCCGATTATGAAGCAAGCCTTACCACCAGTCATTGATGTTGAGTTCTATGGTGATAAAGAAAAAAATCCTCCAGAACGTAGTCACGTAGAGAAGGAGCTTCAAATAATGGTCAATATCCTTGAGGAGCATTACGGAAAGAGGGTCATTCTTTACACAACAAAAAAGGCATATGACTTGTATATAGAAAATAGCTTTGAGGAATGCGATATTTGGATAAGAGATGTCTACACAAAACCTGCATTATCAGATAATAGACCTTGGACATTTTGGCAGTACACCGACCGCGAACGTTTAGAGGGTTACAACGGTGTTGAAAAATTTATCGATGTAAATGTTTTTAATGGTACGGAAGAAGCTTTTAATGAATACGGGTATTGA
- a CDS encoding BH0509 family protein — translation MMNRQERRNMIEFIERMKDIDKSSFLYMTDADIEHIYSTIYNHYIEHAE, via the coding sequence ATGATGAACAGACAAGAACGCAGGAATATGATTGAATTTATTGAAAGAATGAAGGATATTGATAAAAGCTCTTTTCTTTATATGACAGATGCGGATATTGAGCATATTTACAGCACAATTTATAATCATTACATTGAACATGCAGAATGA
- a CDS encoding YihY/virulence factor BrkB family protein — MIVLKEGSFLKELVQRFTDDEVPGLSAQLSYFFLLSLFPFLIFLITLLGYLPISQEDVLRTIEEFAPGQSMDIINETLAQILNNRNGGLLSFGIIATLWSASNGINAIVRAFNKAYDVEESRSFIVARGMAIILTIAMVFVIVVALLLPVFGREIGLFIFSNFGFSEQFLTIWNTLRWLVSGAILFIVFTALYFVAPNKRLHIKDGLPGAIAATIGWIVASLAFSYYVGNFANYSATYGSIGGIIVLMIWLYLSGMIIILGGELNALLYKRRKAA; from the coding sequence ATGATCGTGCTGAAGGAAGGTTCATTCTTGAAAGAATTAGTACAACGCTTTACAGATGATGAAGTCCCAGGATTGTCAGCTCAGCTTTCCTATTTTTTTCTCCTATCTTTATTTCCATTTCTCATCTTCTTGATTACACTTTTAGGATATTTACCGATTTCTCAAGAAGATGTGTTACGTACAATCGAAGAGTTTGCACCAGGACAATCAATGGACATTATTAATGAGACACTAGCGCAAATTTTAAACAATCGAAATGGTGGATTACTATCCTTCGGGATTATCGCAACACTTTGGTCTGCTTCAAATGGAATCAATGCAATTGTCCGTGCGTTTAATAAAGCGTATGACGTGGAGGAGAGTAGATCCTTTATTGTGGCAAGGGGAATGGCGATTATTCTAACAATCGCGATGGTATTTGTCATTGTTGTTGCATTATTATTACCCGTGTTCGGTAGAGAAATTGGTCTTTTTATATTCTCCAATTTTGGTTTTTCTGAGCAATTCTTAACGATCTGGAATACATTGCGCTGGCTCGTAAGTGGAGCAATATTGTTTATTGTTTTTACAGCCCTTTATTTTGTAGCACCGAACAAACGACTACATATAAAGGACGGACTACCCGGTGCGATAGCAGCCACAATAGGTTGGATCGTTGCTTCTTTGGCTTTTTCCTATTATGTCGGGAACTTTGCGAACTACAGTGCAACCTACGGAAGTATCGGTGGAATTATTGTCCTAATGATTTGGCTGTATCTTTCTGGGATGATTATTATCTTAGGTGGAGAGCTAAATGCCTTGTTATATAAAAGAAGGAAAGCAGCCTAG
- a CDS encoding YtxH domain-containing protein: protein MNKENKFMRGIVIGALIGAAASLLDKQTRDDVMQCGKKATSKVKEYAKNPSDLTNDVKQTFTHMTDSVKELSDDITFVNERVKELKEATPQIVTMLQETKEHFTKNN from the coding sequence ATGAACAAGGAAAATAAATTCATGCGCGGTATTGTAATTGGTGCACTTATCGGAGCGGCCGCTTCATTATTGGACAAACAAACGAGAGACGATGTTATGCAATGTGGTAAAAAAGCAACGAGCAAGGTGAAGGAGTATGCAAAAAATCCTTCAGACTTAACAAATGATGTGAAACAAACGTTCACTCACATGACCGATTCCGTAAAGGAGTTATCAGATGATATCACGTTTGTGAATGAACGAGTGAAAGAGCTGAAAGAAGCAACACCGCAAATTGTAACAATGCTACAAGAAACGAAGGAGCATTTTACGAAGAACAACTAA
- a CDS encoding low molecular weight protein-tyrosine-phosphatase: MIRILFVCLGNICRSPMAEAVMRHLINQEGLQDDIVVDSAGTGHWHIGKPPHEGTRSILDQYQISYEGQKARQLEPSDLSAFDYIIGMDHENVGNSKKLAGDLPTGTIRRLLDYIEDSPVKDVPDPYYTGQFDEVYDMVLKACENMLKEIKHRHNLKGKGE; this comes from the coding sequence ATGATACGTATTTTATTTGTGTGCTTAGGTAACATTTGTCGCTCTCCAATGGCAGAGGCAGTGATGAGACATCTTATTAATCAGGAAGGCTTGCAAGATGATATAGTAGTGGATTCTGCTGGTACTGGCCATTGGCATATAGGGAAACCGCCACATGAGGGCACTAGGTCAATCTTAGATCAGTATCAAATTTCATATGAAGGTCAAAAAGCACGACAACTGGAACCATCGGATTTGTCAGCATTTGATTATATCATTGGAATGGATCATGAAAATGTAGGGAATAGTAAAAAATTAGCAGGCGATTTGCCTACAGGTACCATTCGTCGACTTCTGGATTACATAGAAGATTCTCCCGTAAAAGATGTTCCTGATCCTTACTACACTGGTCAATTTGACGAGGTATATGACATGGTGTTGAAGGCTTGTGAAAACATGTTAAAAGAAATCAAACATAGGCATAACTTGAAAGGAAAGGGGGAATAG
- a CDS encoding DUF1128 domain-containing protein, with the protein MNLAEKSVENVEYMIEQIKEKLRVLNFGAIKPSHFDEEMYEELRDIYELVMKKNTFSPNEMQAIAEELGNLRKQQ; encoded by the coding sequence ATGAACCTAGCGGAAAAATCAGTTGAAAATGTAGAGTATATGATTGAACAAATTAAAGAAAAGTTACGAGTTCTTAACTTCGGAGCAATTAAGCCATCTCATTTTGATGAGGAAATGTATGAAGAGCTTCGCGATATTTACGAGCTTGTCATGAAAAAAAATACGTTTAGCCCAAATGAAATGCAGGCGATTGCAGAAGAGCTTGGAAATCTTCGCAAGCAACAATAA
- a CDS encoding type 1 glutamine amidotransferase domain-containing protein, with amino-acid sequence MSKKIAVLLTDSFEDVEYTAPAKDFKEAGHSLTVIEEVKGKTVSGKQGEARVEIDAGIDDVKPDQFDALFIPGGFSPDILRADPRYVQFAKSFMDDKKPVFAICHGPQLLITAEALEERDVTGFKSIHVDLKNAGATLHDKEVVVCGNQLVTSRNPDDIPAFTRESLKLLN; translated from the coding sequence ATGTCAAAAAAAATTGCCGTATTGTTAACAGATTCATTTGAGGATGTCGAATATACAGCACCAGCGAAAGATTTTAAAGAGGCTGGTCATAGCTTAACCGTCATTGAAGAAGTAAAAGGAAAAACCGTTTCAGGTAAACAAGGAGAAGCGAGAGTGGAAATTGATGCTGGAATAGATGATGTGAAACCTGATCAATTTGATGCATTGTTTATCCCTGGTGGTTTCTCACCAGATATCTTAAGAGCTGATCCACGTTATGTACAATTTGCGAAAAGCTTTATGGACGACAAGAAGCCAGTATTTGCTATTTGTCATGGACCGCAGCTTTTAATCACAGCAGAAGCGCTAGAAGAGCGAGATGTAACAGGATTTAAATCAATTCATGTAGATTTGAAAAATGCAGGAGCAACACTGCATGACAAAGAAGTGGTTGTATGTGGGAACCAACTTGTAACAAGCAGAAATCCAGATGATATCCCGGCCTTTACCCGTGAATCGCTCAAGCTACTTAACTAA
- a CDS encoding alpha/beta hydrolase — MVKWLLVAFSLIFFVSAMVLYIVSRLLLSPRKFTYEKTYNLGIEKGEINEILFRDKHKEELYIDSYHGYRLHGILFPIENSQKVVIIAHGIRWSLFGSFKYVEMFQKRGFHVLLCDHRFHGLSGGEYTSFGYYEKDDLRAWIDFLSARFGEKTIVGLLGESLGAASALEVSKRDPRVTFCIADCAFSDFRTLLKLRLRLDFKLRIVPIIDVVSLFIKLRHGFSFPEISPIKGLETTTTPILFIHGKEDRFIPIQMTLEMFKRKKGLKRLYVVPKAGHAEAFNTDPAGYENKVVEFIKDLEITKQKAREC; from the coding sequence GTGGTAAAATGGCTCCTTGTCGCTTTTAGCTTGATTTTTTTCGTAAGCGCTATGGTCCTGTACATTGTAAGCCGGCTTCTCCTTTCACCAAGGAAGTTCACCTACGAAAAAACGTATAATTTAGGTATAGAAAAGGGCGAAATTAATGAGATCCTTTTTCGCGATAAACATAAAGAAGAGCTGTATATTGATTCCTACCATGGCTATAGACTTCATGGGATTTTGTTTCCGATTGAAAATAGTCAAAAAGTGGTTATCATTGCTCATGGCATTAGATGGTCACTATTCGGCAGCTTCAAATACGTAGAAATGTTTCAAAAAAGAGGCTTTCATGTCCTTTTATGTGATCACCGTTTTCATGGGCTCAGTGGTGGAGAATACACTTCATTCGGTTATTATGAAAAGGATGATCTAAGAGCGTGGATTGATTTTTTAAGTGCGCGATTTGGTGAAAAAACAATCGTTGGCTTGTTGGGTGAATCACTAGGAGCAGCCTCTGCATTAGAGGTTAGCAAGCGTGATCCAAGAGTAACATTTTGCATTGCAGACTGTGCATTTAGTGATTTTCGCACGCTATTGAAACTAAGGTTAAGGCTCGATTTTAAGCTGCGAATAGTTCCTATTATCGATGTGGTTAGTTTGTTTATTAAGCTTCGTCATGGCTTTAGTTTTCCAGAGATTTCCCCAATCAAAGGTTTAGAAACAACAACCACACCCATTCTATTTATTCATGGAAAAGAAGATCGATTTATCCCAATTCAGATGACACTTGAAATGTTTAAGCGAAAAAAAGGATTGAAAAGACTATACGTAGTCCCAAAAGCTGGTCATGCGGAAGCGTTTAATACGGATCCAGCAGGCTATGAAAATAAAGTAGTGGAGTTTATAAAAGACCTAGAAATCACGAAGCAAAAAGCTCGGGAATGCTAA
- the treP gene encoding PTS system trehalose-specific EIIBC component produces the protein MSSLEQSTKEIVEAVGGKENIAAATHCVTRLRFALKDESLVDEEKLNNLDLVKGSFSTNGQFQVVIGQGTVDKVYKEMVSQTGIGEASKEDVKKASEENLNPIQRAIKTLADIFIPILPAIVTAGLLMGINNILTGPGIFFDETSVVDEFPQWADLASIINLIANTSFVFLPGLIGWSAVNRFGGSPLLGIVLGLMLVHPDLLNAWGYGSAAAEGEIPTWDLFGLAVQKIGYQGQVLPILVASYVLAKIEIFLRKRVPDGIQLLVVAPVALLVTGFASFILIGPVTFFIGNLLTDGVISIFDNFAAIGGLLYGGLYALLVVTGMHHTFLAVDLQLANEGGTFLWPMLALSNIAQGSAALAMMFVLKDEKQKGLSLTSAVSAYLGITEPAMFGVNLRFRYPFIAAIVSSAIAGLFISINGVKAYTIGVGGLPGFLSIQSEYWGSFFIGMAIVLVVPFVLTFILAKVKKEK, from the coding sequence GTGAGCTCATTAGAACAGTCAACAAAGGAGATTGTAGAAGCTGTTGGTGGAAAAGAAAATATTGCGGCTGCAACCCATTGTGTCACAAGACTTCGATTTGCCCTTAAGGATGAGTCTCTTGTTGATGAAGAAAAACTCAACAATCTAGACTTAGTAAAAGGATCTTTTTCGACCAATGGTCAGTTTCAAGTCGTAATCGGACAAGGTACAGTGGACAAGGTGTATAAAGAAATGGTGAGCCAAACTGGGATCGGAGAAGCGTCGAAGGAAGATGTAAAGAAGGCTTCTGAAGAAAATTTGAATCCCATCCAGCGTGCTATTAAAACATTAGCCGATATTTTCATCCCGATCCTACCAGCCATTGTGACCGCCGGGTTATTAATGGGGATTAACAATATTTTAACAGGCCCCGGAATCTTTTTTGACGAGACCTCTGTTGTTGACGAGTTTCCTCAGTGGGCTGATTTGGCAAGCATCATTAACTTAATTGCCAATACTTCCTTTGTTTTCTTACCTGGATTAATTGGCTGGTCAGCAGTCAATCGTTTCGGTGGAAGTCCACTGCTTGGGATTGTTCTAGGATTAATGCTTGTCCATCCAGATCTCCTTAATGCGTGGGGATATGGAAGTGCAGCAGCAGAAGGAGAAATTCCGACCTGGGACTTATTTGGACTTGCTGTGCAAAAGATCGGATACCAAGGACAAGTTCTTCCAATTCTGGTCGCTTCCTATGTTTTAGCTAAAATTGAAATCTTTTTACGAAAACGAGTACCTGATGGCATTCAGCTTCTAGTGGTTGCACCTGTTGCGTTACTAGTTACAGGCTTTGCATCCTTTATCCTGATTGGACCGGTGACCTTCTTTATTGGAAACCTTCTAACGGATGGAGTCATTTCTATCTTTGACAACTTTGCTGCCATTGGTGGTCTTCTCTATGGTGGTCTTTACGCCCTCCTCGTTGTGACGGGGATGCATCATACATTTTTAGCAGTTGACCTTCAGCTTGCAAATGAAGGTGGAACCTTTCTCTGGCCGATGCTCGCCCTATCAAATATAGCACAGGGATCTGCAGCACTTGCAATGATGTTTGTTTTAAAAGACGAGAAACAAAAAGGCCTTTCTCTAACTTCAGCTGTGTCTGCTTATTTGGGTATTACGGAACCGGCGATGTTCGGTGTGAATTTACGTTTTAGGTATCCGTTTATTGCAGCGATTGTAAGCTCAGCCATTGCTGGTTTATTTATTAGTATAAACGGTGTAAAAGCCTACACAATTGGTGTGGGAGGACTACCTGGATTTTTGTCCATTCAATCAGAGTATTGGGGATCGTTTTTTATCGGAATGGCGATTGTTCTTGTTGTTCCATTTGTCCTCACGTTTATTTTAGCGAAAGTGAAAAAAGAGAAATAA
- a CDS encoding alanine/glycine:cation symporter family protein, with translation MNQILEIVRDVSSWLWGIPLISILAVTGIYLTVRLGFFQFRYPVYMFKQTFGSVFKKPKGEGTVTPLQALTSALSSTVGAANIVGVPAAIMFGGPGAIFWMWVIAIIGMSIKFSESVLAVQYREKNEEGEYVGGPMYYMTKGLKMKWLGVWFAFALMIELIPSIMVQGNAVSSAVNESFQVSPLITGIIIAAVVALIIFGGIKRIGKVTEILVPVMAFFYVGAALLILILHVDQVPYVFNLIFSNAFESMAPLGGFAGAAIGEIIRWGFARGLYSNEAGLGTAPIAHAAAQTDHPVRQGFWAVMGIVVDTLIICTATAFVVLSSDVWTSEGALDDPASLTTAAFQYYFGTVGGYLVSISLIFFVLSTVVVIIFYGVKQAEFLFGNKTSQMMKVVYLAAIIIGAIGGAKVIWQFLDLALAAILLPNVIAVLLLSNEVKKLKDEFFTSEHYYLKDIKQKQAKKAS, from the coding sequence ATGAATCAAATTCTCGAAATTGTAAGAGACGTTTCAAGCTGGTTATGGGGGATCCCACTCATCTCGATACTAGCTGTGACAGGAATTTATTTAACGGTTCGGCTAGGATTTTTCCAATTTCGGTATCCAGTTTATATGTTTAAGCAAACCTTTGGTAGTGTGTTTAAGAAGCCAAAAGGGGAAGGAACCGTTACACCTCTTCAAGCGTTAACCTCTGCATTATCCTCAACCGTTGGTGCTGCAAATATTGTGGGTGTTCCAGCTGCCATTATGTTCGGTGGACCTGGTGCTATTTTTTGGATGTGGGTTATTGCCATCATAGGTATGTCAATCAAATTCTCAGAAAGTGTATTAGCAGTTCAGTATCGTGAAAAAAATGAAGAGGGCGAATATGTCGGAGGTCCCATGTATTACATGACAAAGGGGCTGAAGATGAAATGGCTAGGTGTATGGTTTGCGTTTGCTCTAATGATTGAATTAATTCCTAGTATTATGGTTCAAGGAAATGCCGTTTCTTCTGCCGTAAATGAGTCATTTCAAGTATCTCCGCTTATCACTGGAATCATTATTGCTGCTGTTGTTGCACTCATCATATTTGGAGGGATTAAGCGTATAGGAAAAGTGACAGAAATCCTTGTCCCTGTCATGGCATTTTTCTATGTCGGTGCCGCCTTATTAATCTTGATTTTACATGTTGACCAAGTACCATATGTGTTCAATCTTATTTTTTCGAATGCTTTTGAATCAATGGCACCTCTAGGTGGATTTGCAGGAGCAGCCATTGGAGAAATTATTAGATGGGGCTTTGCACGAGGGTTGTATTCAAATGAAGCAGGATTAGGGACAGCACCTATTGCCCATGCTGCAGCGCAGACAGATCATCCAGTTCGTCAAGGCTTTTGGGCGGTAATGGGAATTGTCGTCGATACGTTGATTATATGTACAGCGACTGCATTTGTCGTTTTATCATCAGATGTTTGGACAAGTGAAGGAGCCCTTGATGATCCAGCTTCTTTAACAACTGCTGCCTTTCAATACTATTTCGGTACGGTTGGAGGCTACTTAGTCAGTATCTCACTAATTTTCTTCGTGCTATCAACAGTTGTTGTCATAATTTTTTATGGTGTGAAACAAGCAGAATTTTTATTTGGAAACAAAACAAGTCAAATGATGAAGGTTGTTTATTTAGCGGCAATTATCATTGGTGCAATAGGTGGAGCGAAGGTGATTTGGCAGTTCCTTGATTTAGCCCTAGCAGCCATTTTACTTCCAAACGTAATTGCTGTCCTCCTCTTAAGTAATGAAGTGAAAAAATTGAAGGATGAGTTTTTTACATCTGAACACTATTATTTAAAAGATATTAAGCAGAAGCAGGCAAAAAAAGCTTCGTAA
- a CDS encoding MDR family MFS transporter, protein MKIRDWDYNLKIRLFGEALMNITFWMFFPFLTIYFADVFGKGKAGLFLIISQVFSVLANLMGGYFADRFGRKTMMVVGSFGQGLSFLVFALSNSPWFQLPVLSFICFAFAGVFGSFYWPASQAMVADVVDEKDRSSVFAVFYTSINIAVVIGPILGAIFYVRYPFEVLVVAGIICMFLSLLLAKQTRETAPTYKVENELATMKWYHPIIKQVKDYQVIFKDATFLLYIVAGILVAMTFMQLDMIIPVYITDMIQQQELLRIGDWSLTVNGEQAFGMILSENGLLVALFTIVVTKWMATFYERNVFMISSLIYSVAIITFGLSNSLWIYILAMGLFTFAELMTAGIQQTFVSKLAPEHMRGQYFAAASLKYTIGRTIAPIAIPMSLWFGYTTTFIIIGGLAMFSAFLYYLMFQKAEQQAVKQVNVR, encoded by the coding sequence ATGAAGATAAGAGACTGGGATTATAACCTAAAGATTCGATTGTTTGGTGAAGCCTTAATGAACATTACCTTTTGGATGTTCTTCCCTTTTCTAACAATCTACTTCGCGGATGTGTTCGGGAAAGGAAAGGCAGGGCTTTTCCTCATTATTTCACAAGTTTTTTCAGTGCTAGCGAATTTAATGGGTGGATATTTTGCCGATCGCTTCGGCCGTAAAACGATGATGGTCGTTGGTTCCTTTGGTCAAGGCTTATCATTTCTCGTTTTTGCCTTATCTAATTCCCCATGGTTTCAGCTACCTGTTTTAAGCTTTATTTGTTTTGCATTCGCAGGAGTATTTGGATCATTTTATTGGCCTGCATCACAGGCAATGGTCGCAGATGTGGTTGATGAAAAAGACCGAAGTAGTGTGTTTGCTGTTTTTTATACCTCCATTAATATAGCGGTTGTCATCGGCCCTATTTTAGGTGCCATTTTTTACGTTCGCTATCCGTTTGAGGTACTAGTCGTTGCCGGAATTATATGTATGTTCCTGTCCCTTCTCTTAGCAAAACAAACAAGAGAAACAGCACCAACATATAAAGTAGAAAATGAGCTAGCTACAATGAAATGGTATCATCCGATCATTAAGCAGGTTAAAGATTATCAAGTGATTTTTAAAGATGCTACCTTCTTATTATATATTGTCGCGGGAATTCTTGTTGCGATGACGTTCATGCAATTAGATATGATTATTCCTGTTTACATTACAGACATGATTCAACAGCAGGAGCTTCTTCGTATAGGAGACTGGTCATTAACCGTTAATGGTGAGCAAGCATTTGGAATGATCTTATCTGAGAATGGGTTACTCGTTGCTTTGTTTACAATTGTTGTAACGAAGTGGATGGCAACCTTCTATGAGCGAAATGTGTTTATGATCTCTTCCCTTATTTATAGTGTTGCTATTATAACCTTTGGATTATCTAACTCACTATGGATTTACATCTTGGCGATGGGCTTATTTACATTCGCCGAGCTGATGACAGCAGGAATTCAACAAACGTTTGTTTCAAAGCTTGCACCTGAGCACATGCGTGGACAGTATTTTGCTGCTGCAAGTCTTAAGTATACAATTGGACGAACAATTGCACCTATCGCTATTCCAATGTCCCTTTGGTTTGGCTATACGACAACATTTATCATCATTGGTGGATTGGCGATGTTTAGCGCATTCCTCTACTATCTTATGTTTCAAAAAGCAGAGCAACAAGCGGTGAAGCAAGTAAATGTAAGGTAA
- a CDS encoding methyl-accepting chemotaxis protein, with protein sequence MNAIGQLVTGDIKRKNTLMFITFSIATLLAMSKTFFVGDIDKGIFYSIELLAFTLTFFIFQKLLKRPILFPYVGIVLIYLFIISSLFIFAPNAEIILITIFLTLISSIHMKRDVFIVGYTLGFITMVLSFLFKEEKDVALNTIYASSMIIYLLMAITLGVVIFLNSKQFKQLQLFVKEAEEETKLKNQQKQHLEENVSGIIEAITKVNQQVQSGLDVQKDMQSAIQEMASGSQAQSGQISDISVNAKESMESMTQLHIVSADLKTEAEVASETIGESESFATELHHDMNELKEMISQVDEAFNLLTITVTEMNTLTNSIKDITDQTGLLALNASIEAARAGESGKGFSVVATEIRKLADVTRATTEKINTNLQTLNNSNEKAVAKLTESHAYINKGVTSTGKVSASIHSVKMTLDHLSGEFDRFTKLSETVKKQSENVEMSTNELASIIEQSSAGLEEMSATVENLTEEHHRIADWMKDTAKKAANIKETNLHRK encoded by the coding sequence ATGAATGCCATTGGTCAACTTGTGACAGGGGATATAAAGAGGAAAAATACGTTGATGTTTATAACCTTTTCGATCGCCACACTATTAGCGATGTCGAAAACATTTTTTGTAGGAGATATAGACAAAGGGATTTTTTATAGTATTGAATTATTAGCGTTTACACTAACGTTTTTTATTTTCCAAAAGCTACTCAAAAGGCCGATTCTTTTTCCATATGTAGGGATTGTACTGATTTATTTGTTTATTATTAGTTCTTTATTTATTTTCGCGCCTAATGCTGAAATCATTTTAATTACGATTTTTTTAACGTTAATCTCTTCTATTCATATGAAGCGAGATGTTTTTATCGTTGGCTATACACTTGGCTTTATTACGATGGTCCTTTCTTTTCTATTTAAGGAAGAAAAGGATGTTGCTCTTAACACAATTTATGCTTCTTCGATGATCATTTATCTTTTAATGGCCATTACATTAGGTGTGGTTATTTTTCTGAACTCTAAGCAATTTAAGCAATTGCAATTATTTGTTAAAGAGGCTGAAGAGGAGACAAAATTGAAAAATCAGCAAAAGCAGCATCTTGAGGAAAATGTTAGTGGTATTATTGAAGCGATTACAAAGGTAAATCAACAGGTTCAAAGTGGCTTAGATGTACAAAAAGATATGCAAAGTGCCATTCAAGAAATGGCCTCTGGTAGTCAAGCGCAGTCTGGACAAATTAGTGATATTTCGGTTAATGCAAAAGAGTCGATGGAATCAATGACGCAGCTCCATATTGTATCGGCAGATTTGAAGACAGAGGCAGAGGTAGCAAGCGAGACAATTGGAGAAAGTGAAAGCTTCGCAACTGAGTTACATCATGATATGAATGAGCTCAAGGAGATGATTAGCCAAGTAGATGAAGCGTTCAATCTACTGACAATAACGGTAACGGAGATGAATACCTTAACAAATTCTATAAAGGATATTACGGATCAAACAGGATTACTCGCATTGAATGCATCTATTGAAGCAGCGAGAGCAGGGGAATCTGGCAAGGGCTTCTCCGTGGTTGCAACAGAAATTCGAAAGCTTGCAGATGTAACAAGAGCAACGACGGAAAAAATCAACACAAATCTTCAAACATTAAATAATAGTAATGAAAAAGCAGTTGCTAAGCTTACTGAAAGTCACGCATATATTAATAAAGGTGTGACTTCGACGGGAAAAGTATCAGCATCCATCCATTCTGTTAAGATGACACTCGATCATTTATCAGGTGAGTTTGATAGGTTTACGAAGCTTAGTGAAACGGTGAAAAAACAATCTGAAAATGTGGAAATGTCGACAAATGAACTAGCGTCAATTATCGAGCAATCCTCTGCAGGGCTTGAAGAAATGAGTGCTACTGTTGAAAATCTAACAGAAGAGCACCATAGAATCGCCGACTGGATGAAGGATACAGCGAAAAAGGCAGCGAATATAAAAGAAACCAATTTGCATAGGAAGTAA
- a CDS encoding YflJ family protein: MHYGSKGWYVSELKKLGVRRHEERKLESYKKHFLANLLEKHSK, translated from the coding sequence ATGCATTACGGAAGCAAAGGCTGGTATGTCAGCGAATTAAAGAAATTAGGTGTTCGCCGTCATGAAGAGAGAAAACTCGAAAGCTACAAAAAACACTTTCTAGCAAACTTACTTGAAAAACATAGTAAGTAA